The Planococcus versutus genome contains a region encoding:
- the phnD gene encoding phosphate/phosphite/phosphonate ABC transporter substrate-binding protein, with amino-acid sequence MKKWLLLLSIFSLLLFLVACSNDTEKDNSATSDTQEPFTIGVIPAQTEGEMQTAMDKLQEILSDSLDRDVKIEVYPDYNGVVESMNYDQIDMAYLGPLTYVIAEANSNAKAIITQLVDGEPFYHSYIITHKDNPVTSLDELLQSVGEIQFAFGDPNSTSGSLIPSIELQDREVYESEQENKFKNVRFTGSHDATALAVQNKQVDAGAVDSAIYNQLIESGKIDSEQLKIIWESEPLFQYPWAVLESTDDETVTKLQEAFLAIEDPEILDAFGATGFTEATNEDYESIKQAAIKQGIIKE; translated from the coding sequence ATGAAAAAATGGCTATTACTTCTTTCGATCTTTTCTTTACTATTATTTTTAGTCGCTTGTAGCAATGACACAGAAAAAGACAACTCAGCAACATCTGATACGCAAGAACCGTTTACGATTGGTGTCATTCCTGCGCAAACTGAAGGAGAAATGCAAACTGCGATGGACAAACTACAAGAAATTTTAAGTGATAGTTTAGATCGCGATGTTAAAATTGAAGTTTATCCCGATTACAACGGTGTAGTAGAATCCATGAATTATGACCAAATAGATATGGCTTACCTGGGACCGTTAACCTATGTGATTGCTGAAGCAAACAGCAATGCTAAAGCCATTATTACACAATTAGTAGATGGCGAGCCTTTCTATCATTCTTACATCATCACACATAAAGACAATCCCGTAACTTCATTAGACGAATTACTTCAATCTGTTGGAGAAATTCAATTTGCGTTTGGTGATCCCAATTCAACTTCAGGATCTTTGATTCCTTCGATTGAATTGCAAGACCGCGAAGTCTATGAATCCGAACAAGAAAACAAATTCAAAAATGTTCGCTTTACGGGTTCACATGATGCCACTGCATTAGCTGTTCAAAACAAACAAGTCGATGCAGGCGCTGTTGACAGTGCGATTTACAATCAGTTGATTGAATCAGGTAAAATCGATTCGGAGCAATTAAAAATCATTTGGGAATCCGAGCCTTTATTCCAATACCCTTGGGCAGTTCTCGAAAGTACGGACGATGAAACTGTTACAAAACTACAAGAAGCCTTTTTAGCAATCGAAGATCCTGAAATTCTTGATGCATTTGGCGCTACTGGCTTTACAGAAGCAACCAACGAAGATTATGAAAGCATTAAACAAGCTGCAATAAAGCAAGGAATCATTAAAGAATAG
- the selD gene encoding selenide, water dikinase SelD: MVEKETVRLTSLSTKGGUGCKIGPEDLAQVLRHLPKNVEDPNLLVGLETADDAGVYKINDDTALVQTLDFFTPIVDDAYMFGQIGAANALSDVYAMGGKPLTVMNIVAFPINTLDKSILADILAGASDKVKESGAVLVGGHSIDDQEPKFGLSVTGTIHPDKIRSNAGAKPGDRLILTKPIGVGILTTAIKQGTLGKEDLDEVMNVMATLNKTAAEVMASYHVNACTDVTGFGLLGHTMEIAKGGNVGVTVINHDVPVLARAKELAKQDVIPGGTRKNRKWLADDIDYADDISEIDQLILCDAVTSGGLLISVPEAEANDLQRQLQENGVQSAIIGNVTSENAGRIRVI, encoded by the coding sequence ATGGTTGAAAAAGAAACTGTAAGACTTACATCTTTATCTACAAAAGGCGGTTGAGGCTGCAAAATTGGTCCTGAGGACCTGGCGCAGGTTCTGCGTCACTTACCGAAAAATGTAGAAGATCCAAACTTGCTAGTTGGCTTAGAAACAGCTGACGATGCGGGTGTTTACAAGATTAACGACGACACTGCGTTGGTACAAACTTTAGATTTCTTTACACCAATTGTGGACGATGCTTATATGTTTGGCCAAATCGGTGCTGCGAACGCATTGAGTGATGTTTACGCAATGGGCGGCAAACCGCTAACGGTTATGAACATTGTGGCTTTCCCTATCAATACGTTAGACAAGAGCATTTTAGCGGATATTTTGGCAGGTGCTTCTGATAAAGTAAAAGAATCTGGTGCTGTTTTAGTGGGCGGGCATTCCATCGACGACCAAGAACCTAAATTTGGTCTTTCTGTTACTGGAACAATTCATCCCGATAAAATCCGATCAAATGCGGGTGCGAAACCCGGCGACCGTTTGATTTTAACCAAACCAATTGGAGTTGGCATTTTAACTACTGCCATCAAACAAGGAACTTTGGGCAAAGAAGATTTAGACGAAGTGATGAACGTTATGGCTACTTTAAACAAAACAGCAGCAGAAGTCATGGCATCTTACCATGTAAATGCTTGCACAGACGTTACCGGCTTTGGTTTGCTTGGTCACACGATGGAAATTGCTAAAGGTGGTAATGTCGGCGTGACTGTTATCAATCACGACGTCCCTGTCTTAGCACGAGCAAAAGAACTTGCAAAACAAGATGTTATTCCAGGCGGTACTCGAAAAAATCGTAAGTGGCTAGCAGATGACATCGATTACGCAGACGATATTTCTGAAATTGATCAACTGATTTTATGCGACGCTGTTACTTCTGGTGGTTTATTAATATCAGTGCCTGAAGCAGAAGCAAATGACTTGCAACGTCAACTTCAAGAAAATGGTGTTCAATCAGCGATTATCGGCAATGTAACTAGTGAAAATGCTGGTCGCATTCGTGTTATTTAA
- a CDS encoding glycosyltransferase: protein MKIILASPHYPQLRGNTITVQRISDNLEKLDVETEIISTTTDASVRSLPTADIVHGFHAYNFYHFLQQLDTKPAHYIITMTGTDLNLDLFDPDKRLDVLACLHEADAIHVFNKKAEELLLKEIPWLTNKVFVLPQGTLSSFTASSSFTKEPGSFLFFLPAGIRKVKNIPAAITMLEKLHKHYPQLRLWLLGPILEESENQIVMDLVDQHKEWIQYLGQVPHEVMGSIYREVDVVLNTSLSEGQPASILEAMSYALPVLASDIPGNNLISNKVTGLLYKNQIEFLDYAEKLMNNNKIRESIGRAAESYVSQYHSSEREAETFLKVYQAILK, encoded by the coding sequence ATGAAAATTATTTTAGCTTCACCACATTATCCACAACTTCGTGGAAATACGATCACAGTTCAACGCATATCAGACAACCTTGAAAAATTAGATGTCGAAACGGAAATTATTTCAACAACAACTGACGCTAGCGTTCGCTCTCTTCCAACTGCTGACATTGTTCATGGATTTCACGCTTATAATTTCTATCACTTTCTGCAGCAACTAGATACAAAACCCGCACATTACATCATCACTATGACAGGTACCGACTTGAATCTGGATTTGTTTGATCCAGATAAACGATTGGATGTATTAGCTTGCTTGCACGAAGCTGATGCCATTCATGTATTTAATAAAAAAGCAGAAGAACTATTGTTGAAGGAAATTCCATGGTTAACGAACAAAGTTTTTGTTTTGCCTCAAGGAACACTCTCTTCCTTCACAGCAAGTTCTTCTTTCACTAAAGAACCCGGTAGTTTTTTGTTTTTCTTGCCCGCAGGCATTCGGAAAGTGAAAAACATCCCTGCTGCCATTACGATGCTTGAAAAATTACACAAACACTATCCACAACTTCGTTTGTGGCTTTTGGGACCTATTCTTGAAGAATCTGAGAACCAAATTGTGATGGACCTCGTCGATCAGCACAAAGAATGGATTCAATACCTTGGCCAAGTGCCACATGAAGTTATGGGCTCTATTTACCGAGAGGTCGACGTTGTCTTAAATACGTCTTTATCAGAAGGACAGCCTGCTAGCATTTTAGAAGCCATGAGCTACGCTTTACCGGTCCTAGCATCAGACATCCCAGGAAACAATCTAATTTCCAATAAAGTAACAGGGTTATTATACAAAAATCAAATCGAATTCCTTGATTATGCTGAAAAGCTCATGAATAATAACAAAATAAGGGAAAGTATAGGCCGCGCAGCTGAATCCTATGTAAGCCAATATCATTCAAGCGAACGCGAAGCTGAAACTTTTCTGAAGGTTTATCAAGCTATCTTAAAATAA
- the selB gene encoding selenocysteine-specific translation elongation factor, which produces MEKRYFTIGMAGHIDHGKTSLTKALTNVETDRLKEEKERGISIELGYAPLILKEEVFVSIVDVPGHERFVRQMIAGVAGIDLVVLVVAADEGIMPQTEEHVEILQLLGIERCIVAISKIDRVDDVMLELVIDDIKERLTETVFQYAPFVLLDSLSGTGIEELKQTISSELASTQFRDAFGSFRLPIDQVFSVQGQGTVVRGTVYEGIVQKAEQLIVLPKGISVKARQIQVHHEEQQTARAGQRAAINLSGVERSDIKRGDVLVDSKHFLVTDTIDVALQTIGRSFAALKQRTTIKLHIGTSEVMGKIIFFDRNELTQTTDEVVCQIRLDEKIVVRRGDRFILRRPSPVETIGGGWVIQPNGGKYRFGQETMEMLRYLQQGTPEDLIIDALSKFVLLDNKKLMQYTSLDETVLNETLAEGMKTGVFQTIPRQGVSLTKTLAKIKTVILTRLQEFHEEFSMRIGIDKAELIQSISSTYPKPLLEFSLKLLVDQNEIKPVTQFVSLALFDPHLPKKWRNRMEQIIDQLEKDAFQVEKWQDYFINTPLPKLEIAELTAYLLESKRAYQLREDTLIHQVTFEKAMHQLRDETDAFFDLKKAKDVLNLSRKHMIPFLELLDQLGYTKRQENQRYWMEDKT; this is translated from the coding sequence ATGGAAAAACGTTATTTTACAATCGGCATGGCGGGTCATATTGATCATGGCAAAACTAGTTTGACAAAAGCGCTGACAAATGTAGAGACAGACCGTTTAAAAGAAGAAAAAGAAAGAGGCATTTCCATTGAACTGGGCTATGCGCCATTAATATTAAAAGAAGAGGTTTTTGTATCTATTGTCGATGTGCCAGGACATGAACGGTTTGTTCGCCAAATGATTGCAGGCGTTGCTGGAATTGATTTGGTCGTGTTAGTTGTAGCGGCAGATGAAGGCATTATGCCTCAAACGGAAGAACATGTAGAAATTTTGCAGCTTCTCGGAATTGAACGATGTATTGTAGCGATTTCAAAAATAGATCGTGTAGACGATGTAATGCTGGAATTAGTCATTGACGATATTAAAGAACGTTTGACAGAAACAGTTTTTCAATACGCGCCGTTTGTCTTACTAGACAGTCTTTCTGGTACAGGAATTGAAGAATTAAAGCAAACAATTTCGAGTGAATTAGCATCAACTCAGTTCCGTGATGCTTTTGGCTCGTTTCGATTACCAATTGATCAAGTTTTTTCGGTTCAAGGACAAGGCACGGTGGTGAGAGGAACGGTCTATGAAGGAATCGTACAAAAAGCAGAGCAATTAATCGTATTGCCTAAAGGCATTTCTGTTAAGGCGCGTCAAATTCAAGTACATCATGAAGAACAGCAAACTGCACGTGCAGGGCAACGAGCAGCTATTAATCTCAGTGGGGTCGAACGAAGCGATATAAAGCGTGGAGATGTACTAGTAGATTCCAAACACTTTCTAGTGACGGATACGATTGACGTTGCGTTACAAACAATTGGGCGATCCTTTGCAGCACTCAAACAACGAACAACGATCAAACTTCACATTGGCACTTCTGAAGTGATGGGAAAAATCATCTTTTTTGACCGGAACGAATTAACACAAACGACTGACGAAGTCGTTTGCCAAATTCGATTGGATGAAAAAATTGTTGTACGTCGTGGCGATCGGTTTATTTTAAGACGTCCGAGTCCAGTAGAAACTATCGGCGGAGGTTGGGTAATTCAACCAAATGGTGGAAAATATCGATTTGGTCAAGAAACAATGGAGATGCTTCGTTATCTTCAGCAAGGAACGCCGGAAGATTTGATAATAGATGCCTTATCAAAATTCGTGTTGCTCGATAATAAGAAATTGATGCAATATACGTCATTAGATGAAACCGTATTAAACGAAACGCTAGCAGAAGGGATGAAAACTGGAGTTTTTCAAACGATTCCTCGCCAAGGAGTTAGTTTGACCAAAACTTTAGCTAAAATAAAAACTGTGATTTTGACAAGATTACAGGAGTTTCATGAAGAATTTTCAATGCGCATCGGTATCGATAAAGCGGAACTTATTCAATCGATAAGCAGCACTTACCCAAAGCCGTTACTTGAATTTAGTTTAAAGTTGCTAGTCGACCAAAATGAGATTAAACCGGTTACTCAGTTTGTCTCTCTCGCTTTGTTTGACCCGCATCTACCTAAAAAATGGCGCAACCGAATGGAACAAATAATTGATCAACTAGAAAAAGACGCGTTTCAAGTAGAGAAATGGCAAGATTATTTTATCAACACTCCTTTGCCAAAGTTGGAAATTGCAGAACTCACAGCTTACTTGCTTGAAAGCAAAAGAGCTTATCAGTTGCGGGAAGATACGCTGATTCACCAAGTAACTTTTGAAAAAGCTATGCACCAATTACGTGATGAAACGGACGCGTTTTTTGATTTGAAAAAAGCAAAAGATGTTCTTAATTTGTCTAGAAAACACATGATTCCTTTTTTAGAGTTACTTGATCAATTGGGTTATACCAAACGCCAAGAAAATCAGCGTTATTGGATGGAGGACAAGACATGA
- the selA gene encoding L-seryl-tRNA(Sec) selenium transferase: MKRYLRQLPAVHELQKDLRFEQLKTVNNVTTARLTMFLKREVESLRAELLIGQQELEGVALDFSTRLFKSTEAHLKQWQKNRLARVINGTGTVLHTNLGRSRLSKAAVAHVAEAAASYSNLEYRLSEGQRGSRHDIMEELLIEATGAEAAMVVNNNAAAVFLILSALAKEREVIVSRGQLVEIGGSFRVSSIMEESGAHLVEVGTTNKTHLADYEKAIREETAIIMKVHTSNFKVIGFTETVATPQLVELTNQNQPLIFYEDLGSGALYDYKKHGIGDEPLVQQVIESGVDLVSFSGDKLLGGPQAGLIAGKKKWIDYLKKHQLARVLRVDKMTLAALEETLKSYLAGPDNINELPTVRDIIRKAEDISLQAQAFISELQSSSTKYISELQESTSQIGGGTMPGVEIPTYIAAVRHSDLSAEQLSHRLRQATPAIVTRIQEQQVCVDFRTIDSSEMVDLLAGFVDCE, from the coding sequence ATGAAACGATACTTGAGACAGCTTCCTGCAGTCCATGAATTACAAAAAGATCTACGGTTTGAACAGCTGAAAACAGTAAATAATGTGACAACGGCACGACTAACTATGTTTTTAAAGCGAGAAGTCGAAAGCTTACGAGCTGAATTACTTATAGGACAGCAAGAATTAGAAGGAGTGGCGCTTGATTTTTCGACACGACTTTTTAAGTCTACAGAAGCGCACCTTAAACAATGGCAAAAAAATCGATTAGCACGTGTCATTAATGGAACAGGAACGGTCTTGCATACCAATTTAGGACGATCTCGTTTAAGTAAAGCTGCAGTTGCACACGTAGCAGAGGCAGCAGCAAGCTATTCGAATCTTGAATATCGGTTATCAGAAGGACAGCGCGGTTCACGGCATGACATCATGGAAGAGTTACTAATAGAAGCAACTGGAGCAGAAGCTGCGATGGTCGTAAATAATAATGCAGCGGCCGTGTTTTTAATTTTAAGTGCGTTAGCTAAAGAACGAGAAGTGATTGTGTCTAGAGGGCAACTGGTGGAAATTGGTGGATCTTTTCGGGTGTCTTCAATTATGGAAGAAAGTGGTGCACATCTTGTAGAAGTTGGAACGACCAATAAGACACATTTAGCAGATTACGAAAAAGCAATCCGCGAAGAAACCGCCATAATTATGAAAGTGCACACCAGCAATTTTAAAGTAATTGGCTTTACGGAAACAGTCGCAACACCTCAGTTAGTTGAATTGACAAATCAGAATCAGCCTCTTATTTTTTATGAAGATTTGGGAAGTGGAGCTCTTTACGACTATAAAAAACATGGCATCGGAGATGAACCACTTGTCCAACAAGTGATTGAAAGTGGTGTAGATCTTGTGTCGTTTAGTGGAGACAAATTGCTGGGTGGCCCACAAGCTGGATTGATTGCCGGCAAAAAAAAATGGATTGACTACTTGAAAAAACATCAATTAGCACGAGTGCTGAGAGTCGACAAAATGACCTTGGCAGCGCTAGAAGAAACGTTGAAGAGCTATTTGGCAGGACCTGATAATATAAATGAACTGCCAACTGTACGTGATATTATCCGCAAGGCTGAAGATATCAGCCTTCAAGCACAAGCATTTATCAGTGAGTTGCAGTCAAGTTCTACAAAGTACATCAGTGAACTTCAAGAAAGCACGTCTCAAATCGGAGGTGGTACGATGCCTGGAGTAGAAATTCCTACTTATATTGCGGCTGTTAGACATTCCGATTTGAGTGCAGAGCAATTATCGCACCGCCTGAGACAAGCAACACCAGCCATTGTGACTCGAATTCAAGAACAGCAAGTATGCGTTGATTTCAGGACAATTGACTCGTCTGAAATGGTCGACTTGCTGGCTGGGTTTGTTGACTGTGAATAA
- a CDS encoding MFS transporter yields MKQDGKKQAMLQRIVDSPEKLKKLYRRTLWIVVLAQIFGGAGLAAGVTVGALLAQDMLGTDQYAGLPVAIFTLGSAAAALMIGRMSQRFSRRTGLASGFFAGSVGAVGVVVAAVTSNVILLFVSLLVYGAGTATNLQARYAGTDLATVKQRGTAISIALVSTTFGAFAGPNLVGVMGRFAESIGIPALAGPFILAAAAYLMAGLVLLIFLRPDPLLVSKAITEHQQVLEVSLTKTEPVDAHINKRGVVLGATVMVLTQMIMFAIMTMTPVHMGRHGHDLGAIGMVIGFHIAAMYLPSLVTGILVDKLGRIFMTIASGVTFMAAGIVAAVAPSDSLLVLIVALALLGLGWNFGLISGTTLIVDSTDPTTRAKTQGSVDVLVALAGATGGGISGIIMAQTSYAVMALSGGFLALALIPVVLWSTKK; encoded by the coding sequence ATGAAGCAAGACGGAAAAAAGCAAGCAATGTTACAACGTATTGTTGATTCACCAGAAAAATTGAAAAAGCTATACCGACGTACGCTTTGGATTGTTGTACTAGCGCAAATTTTTGGTGGTGCGGGACTAGCGGCTGGTGTAACGGTCGGTGCACTTCTCGCACAAGACATGTTAGGTACAGATCAATATGCAGGTCTTCCTGTTGCAATTTTTACATTAGGTTCTGCAGCAGCAGCATTGATGATTGGACGAATGTCGCAGCGCTTTAGCAGAAGAACAGGCTTAGCTTCAGGATTCTTTGCGGGCAGTGTTGGAGCGGTGGGCGTTGTGGTAGCGGCAGTAACAAGTAATGTGATTTTATTGTTTGTGTCTTTATTAGTTTATGGAGCTGGAACTGCTACGAATTTGCAAGCGCGCTACGCAGGAACAGACTTAGCGACTGTTAAACAACGAGGAACTGCTATTAGCATCGCATTAGTATCTACAACATTTGGGGCATTTGCGGGTCCTAACTTAGTAGGTGTGATGGGGCGGTTTGCAGAATCGATTGGTATTCCGGCTTTAGCAGGTCCGTTCATTTTAGCGGCAGCGGCTTATTTGATGGCAGGACTTGTACTGTTGATCTTTCTGCGACCTGACCCACTACTCGTATCAAAAGCGATTACTGAACACCAGCAAGTTTTAGAAGTAAGTTTGACAAAAACAGAACCGGTAGATGCCCACATCAACAAAAGAGGTGTCGTTTTAGGAGCAACGGTTATGGTGCTGACTCAAATGATTATGTTTGCAATTATGACTATGACACCGGTTCATATGGGACGTCACGGACATGACCTTGGAGCGATTGGCATGGTTATTGGGTTTCACATAGCTGCGATGTATTTGCCTTCTCTTGTTACGGGCATATTGGTTGATAAATTGGGACGAATTTTTATGACGATTGCATCGGGAGTTACATTTATGGCAGCAGGAATTGTTGCTGCTGTTGCGCCGAGCGATTCTTTACTGGTCTTGATTGTAGCGCTAGCTTTACTCGGACTCGGCTGGAACTTCGGATTGATTAGCGGAACGACTTTAATTGTTGACTCGACTGATCCTACAACGCGTGCTAAAACGCAGGGAAGTGTGGATGTTCTTGTTGCATTAGCTGGTGCAACAGGTGGTGGAATCTCAGGCATCATCATGGCGCAAACAAGTTATGCGGTGATGGCTTTGAGCGGTGGATTTCTTGCGCTGGCATTAATTCCGGTTGTTCTTTGGTCGACAAAAAAGTAG
- a CDS encoding 3-ketoacyl-ACP reductase: protein MQKLTGKNALITGAGRGIGRATAIAFAAEGINVGLVGRTAENLEKVAAELAQYDVKTVFAVADVTNPDAVNAAVEHVIAELGSIDILINNAGIGKFGKFLELSPEEFKAIIDTNLMGVYYVTHAALPQMIERQSGDIINISSTAGQKGAPVTSAYSASKFGVMGLTESLMLEVRKYNIRVSALTPSTVATDLAMGENLTDGNPEKVMQPEDMAEMMVAQLKLHPRVLLKSAGLWSNNP, encoded by the coding sequence ATGCAAAAATTAACAGGGAAAAATGCGTTGATTACAGGAGCTGGAAGAGGAATAGGCAGAGCTACCGCCATCGCTTTTGCAGCAGAAGGCATCAATGTTGGATTAGTAGGTCGTACAGCTGAAAATTTAGAAAAAGTTGCTGCTGAACTTGCACAATATGATGTGAAAACTGTTTTTGCTGTGGCTGATGTAACCAACCCAGATGCAGTCAATGCTGCAGTCGAACACGTTATCGCTGAACTAGGTTCGATTGATATTTTAATTAATAATGCGGGTATTGGTAAATTTGGCAAATTTCTTGAGTTATCACCTGAAGAATTTAAAGCAATCATTGATACCAATTTAATGGGTGTGTATTATGTAACGCATGCCGCGTTGCCACAAATGATCGAGCGTCAATCAGGTGACATCATTAACATCTCATCAACAGCTGGACAAAAAGGTGCTCCCGTCACCAGTGCATATAGCGCATCTAAATTTGGAGTTATGGGGTTAACAGAATCGTTAATGCTCGAAGTGAGAAAATACAATATCCGCGTTAGTGCTTTAACACCAAGTACTGTGGCTACTGACTTAGCAATGGGTGAAAACTTAACAGACGGCAATCCCGAAAAAGTCATGCAACCAGAAGATATGGCTGAAATGATGGTGGCGCAATTAAAACTTCATCCCCGCGTTTTACTAAAATCAGCTGGCCTTTGGTCAAACAATCCATAA
- the cysK gene encoding cysteine synthase A: MKPFNNIIELIGDTPVVKLNRMVPDGAADVYVKLEMFNPSKSVKDRAAYNMIKMAEEDGSLAEGATIIEPTSGNTGIGLAMVAAARGYRSILVLPDNATKERINLLKAYGSEVVLTPSDDKMPGAIDKALELQREIPNSFIPQQFENKANPDIHRTTTALEILEQMSGELDAFVASAGTGGTITGTGETLKEHLPELYIVVVEPKGSPVLSGGKPGKHKLVGTSPGFIPSILNTGIYDEIMAINDEDAIDVFKRVAREEGIFVGPSAGATIYAAIEIAKRLGSGKKVLCIAPDTGERYLSMNLFND, from the coding sequence ATGAAACCCTTTAATAATATTATTGAATTAATCGGTGATACGCCGGTTGTAAAATTAAATCGAATGGTTCCAGACGGTGCAGCAGATGTATACGTTAAATTGGAAATGTTCAATCCATCTAAAAGTGTAAAAGACCGTGCCGCTTATAACATGATCAAGATGGCCGAAGAAGACGGCTCTTTAGCAGAAGGAGCCACTATTATCGAGCCTACCAGTGGCAATACAGGTATCGGTCTTGCAATGGTCGCTGCTGCCCGAGGCTACCGCTCTATCTTAGTACTACCAGACAACGCTACAAAAGAACGTATTAATTTATTGAAGGCTTATGGTTCTGAAGTTGTACTGACACCGAGCGACGACAAGATGCCAGGTGCAATCGACAAAGCACTCGAGTTGCAAAGAGAGATTCCCAACAGCTTTATTCCACAGCAATTCGAAAACAAAGCCAATCCAGATATTCATCGCACCACCACGGCTTTAGAAATTTTAGAGCAGATGAGTGGTGAGTTAGATGCATTTGTAGCGTCAGCAGGAACTGGCGGCACAATTACAGGTACAGGAGAAACCTTAAAAGAACATTTACCAGAACTGTATATTGTCGTTGTCGAACCAAAAGGATCTCCCGTTTTGTCTGGTGGTAAACCCGGTAAGCATAAATTAGTCGGCACAAGTCCTGGGTTTATTCCAAGCATTTTAAATACTGGAATTTATGATGAAATCATGGCGATTAATGACGAAGACGCCATTGATGTTTTCAAGAGAGTTGCACGTGAAGAAGGGATATTCGTTGGCCCATCAGCCGGTGCTACCATTTACGCTGCGATTGAAATCGCGAAACGTCTCGGTAGCGGTAAAAAAGTATTGTGCATCGCTCCTGATACTGGCGAACGTTATTTAAGCATGAACTTGTTTAATGACTAA
- a CDS encoding sulfurtransferase: MKQIPLMVTTEWLEKRLNDSDLCVIDATMFMETPESGGPTTICSGKESYQKGHIPGSIYINLLNDLSDPEASLPFTVPPRSYFIREMAKRGIGDGKLTVIYDQGTVLGESIGASYWASRLAWQMKYEGFDNIAILDGGILKWKKENRPLTTIPGVYKPVHYTGQRRTKLLATKEDVKQAIHDDQTILINSLSPEDYKGESDTYARKGHIPTSVNMYFAEHADNQTKEIYVDAILREQFEKTGALNPDKKVITYCGGGIAATWTALMLNKLGQKNVAIYDGSLNEWASDPNCSLIKES, encoded by the coding sequence ATGAAACAGATTCCGTTAATGGTTACGACAGAGTGGCTTGAAAAACGACTAAATGATTCTGATTTATGTGTCATCGATGCAACAATGTTTATGGAAACTCCTGAAAGTGGCGGACCAACTACAATTTGTTCAGGAAAAGAATCTTATCAAAAAGGACATATTCCGGGATCAATTTACATCAATTTATTAAATGACTTGTCTGACCCAGAAGCGTCACTTCCGTTTACTGTGCCACCACGTTCTTATTTTATTCGAGAAATGGCTAAAAGAGGTATAGGGGACGGGAAACTGACGGTTATTTATGATCAAGGAACTGTGCTAGGGGAGTCGATTGGTGCTTCTTACTGGGCTTCACGTTTAGCTTGGCAAATGAAGTATGAGGGCTTTGACAATATCGCGATTTTAGATGGTGGTATATTGAAATGGAAAAAAGAAAATCGTCCATTAACAACAATTCCCGGAGTTTATAAACCAGTTCACTATACTGGACAGCGACGTACGAAATTATTAGCTACTAAAGAAGACGTTAAGCAAGCAATACATGACGACCAAACGATTTTAATTAATAGTTTGTCTCCAGAAGACTACAAGGGCGAGAGCGATACCTATGCAAGAAAAGGACACATTCCGACTAGCGTCAATATGTATTTTGCTGAGCATGCCGATAACCAAACAAAAGAAATCTATGTTGATGCTATTTTACGAGAACAATTCGAAAAAACGGGTGCGTTAAACCCAGACAAAAAAGTGATTACTTATTGCGGTGGAGGAATTGCGGCGACGTGGACCGCGTTAATGCTCAATAAACTCGGTCAAAAAAATGTAGCTATTTACGATGGGTCATTAAACGAATGGGCAAGCGATCCAAATTGTTCACTAATAAAAGAAAGTTAA